A DNA window from Nitrospirota bacterium contains the following coding sequences:
- a CDS encoding ABC transporter substrate-binding protein, whose translation MTALWLGHAAPASAAGSATEAVRGTIDEVIRILSDKEMKQPARHQERRKLLETVIWGRFDDKEMSKRSLAAQWTKLNEAEREEFVGLFRSFLTDAYADKIEGYAGEQVQYLGERLEGAYAEVRTKLLSEKTSYPMEYRLMEKSGDWVVYDIIVDGISLVRNYRGQFERIIRAESYAALVEKLRKKSKDITAPKTKGSDRSSRDPS comes from the coding sequence ATGACGGCCTTGTGGCTGGGCCATGCCGCTCCAGCCAGCGCAGCCGGTTCGGCGACCGAGGCGGTCAGGGGCACGATCGACGAAGTCATCCGCATCCTGTCCGATAAGGAGATGAAGCAGCCGGCGCGTCACCAGGAACGCCGCAAGCTGCTGGAAACCGTCATCTGGGGCCGGTTCGACGACAAGGAAATGAGCAAGCGTTCCCTGGCCGCCCAGTGGACCAAACTGAACGAGGCGGAACGGGAGGAGTTTGTCGGCTTGTTTCGATCTTTCTTGACGGATGCCTATGCAGACAAGATCGAGGGCTATGCCGGCGAGCAAGTGCAGTATTTGGGCGAACGGTTGGAGGGGGCCTATGCGGAGGTCCGCACCAAGCTGCTCTCGGAGAAGACCTCCTACCCGATGGAATACCGCTTGATGGAGAAGTCCGGAGACTGGGTCGTCTACGACATCATCGTGGACGGCATCAGCTTGGTCCGCAATTATCGCGGCCAGTTCGAGCGGATTATCCGCGCCGAGTCCTACGCCGCCTTGGTGGAGAAGCTGCGTAAGAAGTCGAAGGACATCACGGCGCCCAAAACCAAGGGCTCGGACCGATCGAGCCGGGATCCGTCGTGA
- a CDS encoding methionine adenosyltransferase, whose product MTDGIVIQESPTIPAQDQPVEIVERKGKGHPDTICDAVADRISVELSRAYMKSFGRILHHNIDKGLLAAGQVDCRMGGGRVLKPMRLIIGDRAAPGVGRKTIPVATIVTAAARDWFKQNLRHVDPERHIRFQVELRPGSSELGAIFQPRRGPLVANDTSAAVGYAPLTPTERLVLEVEHFLNGPLFKGAFPETGEDVKVMAFRMGRTMTLTVAMPLLAAYISSEAAYFRLKGRILRAIQAHVRHHPSGGPHIQVTVNALDRRGAGLDGMYLSLIGTSAEQGDSGQVGRGNRVCGVIALNRPMSGEAAAGKNPVSHVGKIYSVLTHELAMRIYQQVPGLREVTLWLGSTIGHRIDRPSLVVAQVSPVAGTSLRRVQPAIRRIIQEGLDNLEPFCQALAEGKFPVC is encoded by the coding sequence ATGACCGATGGCATCGTCATTCAGGAATCGCCCACGATCCCGGCCCAGGACCAGCCGGTTGAAATTGTGGAGCGGAAAGGGAAGGGACACCCGGACACGATCTGCGATGCGGTGGCAGATCGGATCTCGGTGGAGCTGTCGCGAGCCTATATGAAGTCGTTCGGCCGGATTCTCCACCACAACATCGACAAGGGCCTGTTGGCGGCGGGACAAGTGGACTGTCGGATGGGCGGCGGTCGGGTGCTGAAGCCGATGCGCCTGATCATCGGGGACAGGGCCGCGCCCGGAGTCGGACGCAAGACGATCCCCGTGGCGACGATCGTCACAGCGGCGGCCCGGGACTGGTTCAAACAGAACCTGCGCCACGTCGACCCGGAACGGCACATACGGTTCCAGGTGGAACTGCGGCCCGGATCATCCGAGCTCGGCGCCATCTTCCAGCCGCGCCGTGGCCCGCTTGTCGCCAACGACACCTCGGCCGCAGTCGGCTACGCACCCCTCACGCCGACCGAGCGCCTGGTCCTGGAGGTGGAGCATTTCCTCAACGGGCCCCTGTTCAAGGGAGCGTTTCCGGAAACCGGCGAGGACGTCAAGGTCATGGCCTTTCGCATGGGACGGACCATGACACTGACCGTAGCCATGCCCTTACTTGCCGCGTATATTTCCTCCGAAGCCGCGTATTTCCGGCTGAAGGGCCGCATCCTGCGTGCAATCCAAGCCCACGTGCGGCATCACCCATCCGGAGGCCCTCACATTCAGGTGACGGTGAACGCGTTGGACCGCCGGGGAGCCGGACTCGACGGGATGTACCTGTCACTGATCGGCACCTCGGCCGAACAGGGAGACTCGGGCCAGGTCGGCCGGGGCAACCGCGTCTGCGGCGTGATCGCCCTCAATCGGCCGATGAGCGGGGAGGCGGCGGCCGGCAAGAACCCCGTCAGCCATGTGGGGAAGATCTACAGCGTCTTGACGCATGAACTCGCCATGCGGATCTATCAGCAGGTACCGGGCTTGCGAGAGGTGACCCTGTGGCTGGGCAGTACGATCGGGCACCGGATCGATCGCCCCTCCCTGGTGGTGGCACAGGTGAGTCCGGTCGCGGGCACGTCTCTCCGGCGGGTGCAGCCGGCGATTCGGAGGATTATCCAGGAGGGGCTCGACAACCTGGAGCCCTTTTGTCAGGCGCTGGCCGAGGGGAAATTTCCGGTGTGCTGA
- a CDS encoding MgtC/SapB family protein gives MSESGARRPGPDGTALARMRWDGLRDVSNHEIFAMGSEPAMSFEEIFLSFLVALAAGSLIGLEREQSRALDKKPSIIGGVRTFPLIALSGALSALLAHAVGVWVILGALLTLGSFLAISYYQEWHQDGTPGVTTQVAALITFLLGVLALLPGLPLATGQRYLLIVASAAVVMAVLSFKAPLHHAVERVSEDDIYATVKFVILALVVLPLLPNRTFGPLHVLNPFEIGTMSVLIAGISFLGYLATRMIGPQQGLAVTGILGGLVSSTAVTVSLAPRAKDSPATVPLAAVAILAASATMFARILTIVGIVDIGLVPTLVWPLGMMTLVAYGTAAALYLRSRHALPRAEPVSHRNPFELRAALQFGLFYATVIFLSKGAQAWLGEGGLYLAGILAGLTEVDAISLSMARFHLDGLVAHVAATAITLAAVTNTVVKAGLAWWLGGRELAAPVALGLGITLGAGGAALMLIR, from the coding sequence ATGTCGGAAAGCGGGGCGCGCCGGCCAGGACCTGATGGCACTGCTCTTGCTCGTATGCGATGGGACGGTTTGCGCGATGTATCGAACCATGAGATTTTTGCGATGGGAAGCGAACCAGCCATGTCCTTCGAGGAAATCTTCCTGAGCTTTCTGGTGGCTCTGGCGGCCGGGTCGTTGATCGGCCTGGAACGGGAGCAGTCCCGGGCGCTGGACAAGAAGCCCAGCATCATCGGCGGCGTCCGCACGTTTCCCCTGATCGCGCTCTCCGGCGCCCTCTCGGCCCTTCTCGCCCATGCGGTCGGCGTGTGGGTGATCCTGGGCGCGCTGCTGACGCTCGGATCGTTTTTGGCCATTTCCTATTACCAGGAATGGCATCAGGACGGGACGCCCGGGGTCACGACCCAGGTGGCGGCGCTTATCACCTTTCTCCTGGGAGTCCTGGCGCTTCTGCCGGGATTGCCGCTGGCCACCGGGCAGCGGTACCTGCTGATCGTGGCGAGCGCGGCGGTCGTCATGGCGGTGCTTTCCTTCAAGGCGCCGCTTCATCACGCAGTCGAGCGGGTGTCGGAAGACGACATCTACGCCACGGTCAAGTTCGTCATCCTGGCCTTGGTGGTCCTGCCGCTGCTCCCAAACCGTACATTCGGGCCCTTGCACGTGCTGAATCCGTTCGAGATCGGCACGATGAGCGTCTTGATCGCCGGGATCAGCTTCCTCGGCTATCTCGCCACGCGCATGATCGGGCCACAACAGGGCTTGGCCGTCACGGGGATTCTGGGCGGGCTGGTGTCCTCCACGGCCGTGACCGTGAGCCTGGCCCCGCGCGCGAAGGACTCGCCCGCGACCGTCCCGCTGGCTGCGGTGGCGATCCTCGCGGCGTCCGCCACCATGTTTGCCCGCATCCTGACGATCGTCGGCATCGTGGACATCGGCCTTGTGCCGACCTTGGTCTGGCCGCTCGGCATGATGACCCTGGTGGCCTACGGAACGGCGGCGGCCTTGTATCTCCGCTCGCGCCACGCATTGCCACGCGCGGAGCCGGTGTCTCATCGCAACCCCTTCGAACTGCGTGCCGCGCTCCAATTCGGTCTGTTCTACGCCACGGTGATTTTTCTGTCCAAAGGCGCACAGGCGTGGCTGGGCGAGGGAGGCCTGTACCTGGCGGGGATCTTGGCCGGCCTGACCGAGGTGGATGCCATCAGTCTTTCGATGGCCCGGTTTCATCTGGACGGGCTGGTCGCCCATGTTGCTGCAACCGCCATCACACTGGCGGCGGTCACCAACACGGTGGTCAAAGCGGGTCTGGCCTGGTGGTTGGGAGGGCGGGAGCTGGCCGCGCCGGTGGCGTTGGGGCTGGGCATCACGCTCGGCGCGGGCGGCGCGGCGTTGATGCTTATTCGCTGA
- a CDS encoding zinc ribbon domain-containing protein → MPMYDYKCLDCGKESLIILTLKEHESGPVVCPSCGSKKLQQLYTSFIAHTTKKS, encoded by the coding sequence GTGCCGATGTATGATTACAAGTGTCTCGATTGCGGCAAAGAGTCGCTGATCATCTTGACGTTGAAGGAACATGAGAGCGGCCCGGTTGTGTGTCCCTCTTGCGGCAGCAAGAAGCTGCAACAGCTCTATACGAGTTTCATCGCGCACACGACGAAGAAAAGCTGA
- a CDS encoding CBS domain-containing protein, with protein sequence MTKQNKGIQDRQLADFSRLTVVRFMEKDVQVGHLQTKADVLASQMIEGFGAVPIVDERQRLIGIVSEHDLLASLEKGQAWSQVAAGDIMAPNPYSVRPETELGTLIHVFRASQMIRVPVVDAEGKLIGIIARRDILRGYLNYGLAPGV encoded by the coding sequence ATGACAAAGCAGAACAAAGGCATCCAGGACCGGCAACTGGCCGACTTCAGCCGGCTGACCGTGGTCCGGTTCATGGAAAAGGACGTGCAGGTCGGCCACCTTCAGACCAAGGCCGACGTGCTCGCATCGCAGATGATCGAGGGGTTCGGCGCGGTCCCCATTGTGGATGAACGGCAGCGCTTGATCGGCATCGTCAGCGAGCACGATCTGCTGGCGTCGCTGGAGAAGGGCCAGGCATGGAGCCAAGTGGCGGCCGGAGACATCATGGCTCCCAACCCCTATTCGGTGCGGCCGGAAACGGAGTTGGGCACCTTGATTCACGTGTTCCGAGCCAGCCAGATGATTCGGGTCCCGGTCGTGGATGCAGAGGGAAAACTTATCGGGATCATCGCGCGACGCGACATCCTGCGCGGCTACCTCAACTACGGCCTCGCTCCCGGAGTGTGA
- a CDS encoding Appr-1-p processing protein gives MIKDVAGDILLTKAQAIAHGVAPNDNFATGLALALRDRWPAMYKDLRHYHQQANPKPGELWSWGGAGGVRIVNLFTQESAASHGVHPGKATLENVNHCLRALRKEIEAQGFKSVALPKLATGVGGLRWEEVKPLIDKHLGDLSIPIFVYSQYKPGVAAAEAV, from the coding sequence ATGATCAAGGACGTTGCAGGGGACATTCTCTTGACCAAAGCTCAGGCCATCGCCCACGGCGTTGCGCCCAACGATAACTTTGCGACCGGGCTGGCTCTGGCCTTACGGGACCGGTGGCCGGCCATGTACAAAGATTTGCGGCACTACCACCAGCAGGCCAACCCCAAACCGGGGGAACTCTGGAGCTGGGGCGGGGCCGGCGGGGTGCGGATCGTGAACCTTTTCACGCAGGAATCGGCCGCCAGCCACGGGGTCCATCCGGGCAAAGCAACGCTGGAGAACGTCAATCACTGCCTGCGCGCCCTGCGGAAAGAAATCGAGGCGCAGGGGTTCAAGAGCGTGGCGCTGCCGAAACTGGCCACAGGGGTCGGGGGATTACGCTGGGAAGAGGTGAAGCCGCTGATCGACAAACACCTGGGCGACCTCTCCATTCCAATCTTCGTATACTCGCAGTACAAGCCCGGTGTCGCCGCGGCAGAAGCCGTCTAA
- the amrS gene encoding AmmeMemoRadiSam system radical SAM enzyme, with protein MREALFFEREERQRVRCTLCPHLCKVAPGHRGACGVRINRDGRLYTLVGDRTIAQEIDPIEKKPLFHFLPGSQAYSIATVGCNLRCLFCVNWEISQSPKGQPAETGDFACLPLAEQPPDMETSQLTSPDAVVAKALANRCASVAYTYTEPTIFFELALETAKAAKAAGLKNLFVTNGFIMPDALRMIAPYLDAANIDLKSFRDSYYRRVCGAALQPILEAIRLYKQLGVWIELTTLLIPGRNDAAQELRDLAGFIKADLGEDVPWHLSRFFPTYKMADVPSTPLETLRAARQIGLEAGLKFVYLGNVSEEGGEDTSCPNCRAVVIRRAGLTLVENRLKDSACPACRQPLAGVWRGR; from the coding sequence ATGCGGGAAGCGTTGTTCTTTGAGAGGGAGGAGCGCCAACGGGTCCGATGCACCCTCTGTCCCCACCTGTGCAAGGTGGCGCCGGGACATCGCGGGGCCTGCGGGGTGCGGATCAATCGCGACGGCAGGCTCTACACGCTGGTCGGCGACCGCACGATCGCCCAGGAGATCGATCCGATCGAGAAGAAGCCGCTCTTCCATTTTCTCCCCGGCTCGCAGGCTTATTCGATCGCCACCGTCGGCTGCAACCTCCGTTGCCTGTTCTGCGTAAACTGGGAGATCTCGCAGAGTCCCAAGGGCCAACCGGCCGAAACGGGGGATTTTGCCTGCCTGCCCCTGGCCGAACAGCCCCCGGACATGGAAACGTCCCAGCTCACGTCGCCGGACGCGGTTGTGGCCAAAGCCCTGGCGAACCGGTGCGCGAGCGTGGCCTACACCTACACCGAACCCACGATCTTCTTCGAGTTGGCCCTGGAAACCGCGAAAGCCGCCAAGGCCGCGGGTCTGAAGAACCTGTTCGTGACCAACGGCTTTATCATGCCGGACGCGCTGCGCATGATCGCCCCCTATCTGGACGCGGCCAATATCGACCTCAAGAGCTTCCGCGACAGCTATTATCGGCGGGTGTGCGGCGCGGCGCTCCAGCCGATCCTGGAGGCGATCCGGCTCTACAAGCAACTGGGGGTCTGGATTGAGCTGACGACCTTGTTGATCCCGGGGCGAAACGACGCGGCGCAGGAGTTGCGGGACCTGGCCGGATTTATCAAGGCGGACCTCGGTGAGGACGTCCCCTGGCACCTCAGCCGCTTCTTTCCGACCTACAAGATGGCGGATGTCCCGAGCACCCCGCTGGAGACGCTCCGGGCCGCCAGGCAGATCGGGCTCGAGGCGGGCCTCAAATTCGTGTACCTTGGCAACGTGAGCGAGGAGGGAGGCGAAGACACCTCCTGCCCCAACTGCCGGGCCGTGGTGATCCGTCGGGCCGGACTCACGCTGGTCGAGAATCGGTTGAAGGACTCCGCATGCCCTGCCTGTCGGCAACCACTGGCCGGCGTGTGGCGAGGGAGATGA
- a CDS encoding ATP-binding protein, which produces MGKKSPSTSRPVTKVPKPPPSSRSRPSGKGPPETAARGLLKLPVSALAPSVDLSRLGYKDTSELPPLEEPIGQARAVEALEFGLRMQSPGFNVYVAGPIGSGKWSMAKDMVKRLARLAPPAPDLCYVNNFQDPSKPHCLSFPAAQGRTFKEAMTGLIEGLRRDLPKIFEGTTYLEARARIYEETEAKKKTLFRNLTDLTEARGFGFEETPVGFSLVPTREGQPISEEAMAKLSEQERDDIAEKRKTLDSEIREFHVRVHALDHEAEQRVRDMDREVVKNALIGRFETFRRAYGGQAAVLDYLERVHEDILGTFKDFLRQEAPPIPLPIPGLVGGRPPDLTRYSVNLIVEHAAEGGAPLVDESHPTYANLVGKIERKAHLGVVFTDFTEIKAGAILQASGGYLILSALDLLRQPFAWDALKRAIKTREVKIEDPGEFFGFSTTGLRPQPVPVDVKVIMVGPPIIYHLLQAYEEDFQKIFKVKADFDVDVERDERQDRLYGRLVAKLCRDEGLPHFSAEAVAELIREGARMAERYDRLSLRLSLLSDVVREAAFWATRAGRTVVSRGDVETAVAKKRHRADLPEQWVQDEIEEGTLMVDLAGAVVGQVNGLSVHLLGDYAFGRPCRITARTSVGTKGVLDIQREAELAGHIHSKGVLTLAGYLAGKFAGAHPFALTATLTFEQTYSEVEGDSAAVAELAAILSSLAEVPVRQSLAITGSVNQLGAIQPIGGVNEKIEGFFASCDRRGLTGDQGVIIPARNTKHLGLRRDVVQAVEAGRFSIYAVHTVEEALELLTGLPAGTRGPDGLYPADTLFGKAAQRLAEMAEIVMAWGEGQKELND; this is translated from the coding sequence ATGGGCAAGAAGTCGCCTTCAACGTCGAGGCCGGTGACAAAGGTCCCCAAGCCACCACCGTCGAGCCGATCCCGTCCGTCGGGTAAGGGGCCTCCGGAGACGGCGGCGCGCGGCCTCTTGAAATTGCCGGTGTCCGCGCTGGCGCCCTCCGTGGACCTGTCGCGGCTCGGGTACAAGGACACGAGCGAACTGCCGCCGCTGGAGGAGCCGATCGGCCAGGCGCGGGCGGTGGAGGCCTTGGAATTCGGCCTGCGCATGCAGAGCCCGGGCTTCAACGTGTATGTGGCGGGGCCGATCGGCTCGGGCAAATGGTCGATGGCCAAAGACATGGTCAAGCGGCTGGCCCGCCTGGCGCCCCCGGCGCCGGACCTGTGCTACGTCAATAATTTTCAGGACCCGTCGAAGCCGCACTGCCTGTCGTTTCCGGCCGCCCAGGGCCGGACCTTCAAAGAAGCCATGACCGGCCTGATCGAGGGCCTGCGCCGCGACCTCCCCAAGATTTTCGAAGGCACCACCTACCTGGAAGCCAGAGCCAGGATCTACGAGGAAACCGAGGCCAAAAAAAAGACGCTCTTCCGGAACCTGACCGACCTGACTGAAGCCCGGGGCTTCGGATTCGAAGAGACGCCGGTCGGCTTCAGCCTCGTGCCGACGCGCGAGGGGCAGCCTATCTCGGAGGAGGCGATGGCCAAGCTCTCGGAGCAGGAGCGGGATGACATCGCCGAGAAGCGCAAAACGCTCGACAGCGAGATTCGCGAGTTCCACGTCCGCGTCCATGCGTTGGACCATGAAGCCGAGCAGCGCGTGCGGGACATGGATCGGGAGGTCGTCAAGAATGCGCTGATCGGCCGGTTCGAGACCTTCCGGCGGGCGTACGGCGGGCAGGCGGCGGTGCTCGACTATCTGGAGCGGGTGCACGAGGACATCCTGGGCACCTTTAAGGATTTTCTGCGCCAGGAGGCGCCGCCCATCCCCCTCCCCATCCCTGGACTCGTCGGGGGCCGTCCGCCGGACCTGACCCGCTATAGCGTGAACCTGATCGTGGAGCATGCAGCCGAGGGCGGCGCCCCGCTCGTGGACGAGTCCCACCCGACGTACGCCAACCTGGTGGGCAAGATCGAACGCAAGGCCCACTTGGGGGTGGTGTTCACGGACTTCACGGAGATCAAGGCCGGCGCCATCCTGCAGGCGTCCGGCGGCTATCTGATTTTAAGCGCGTTGGATCTGCTCCGGCAGCCTTTTGCCTGGGACGCGTTGAAGCGTGCCATCAAGACCCGGGAGGTCAAGATCGAAGATCCGGGCGAGTTCTTCGGGTTTTCGACCACCGGCCTGAGGCCGCAGCCGGTGCCGGTGGATGTCAAGGTCATCATGGTGGGGCCGCCGATCATTTATCACCTGTTGCAGGCCTATGAAGAGGATTTTCAGAAGATCTTTAAAGTGAAGGCGGACTTCGATGTCGACGTCGAGCGGGACGAGCGACAGGACCGATTGTACGGCCGCCTGGTGGCCAAGCTCTGCCGGGACGAGGGCCTGCCCCATTTCAGCGCCGAGGCCGTCGCGGAACTGATTCGAGAGGGCGCCCGGATGGCCGAGCGGTACGACCGGCTGTCCTTGCGCCTGAGCCTTCTGAGCGACGTGGTACGCGAAGCGGCGTTCTGGGCTACTCGCGCAGGCCGGACGGTGGTGTCGCGGGGCGATGTCGAAACCGCCGTGGCCAAGAAGCGGCACCGGGCAGACCTGCCGGAGCAGTGGGTCCAGGACGAGATCGAGGAAGGGACGCTCATGGTCGATCTCGCGGGGGCCGTGGTCGGTCAGGTGAACGGACTCTCCGTGCATCTGCTGGGCGACTATGCCTTCGGGCGTCCCTGCCGGATCACCGCCCGCACCTCCGTGGGCACCAAAGGGGTGCTCGACATCCAGCGGGAAGCCGAACTGGCCGGACACATTCACAGCAAGGGGGTGCTGACGTTGGCCGGATATTTGGCCGGGAAGTTTGCCGGAGCCCATCCCTTTGCGCTCACGGCGACGCTGACGTTCGAGCAGACCTACTCCGAGGTCGAGGGAGACAGTGCCGCGGTTGCCGAGCTGGCCGCGATCCTCTCCAGCCTGGCCGAAGTCCCGGTGCGCCAGTCCCTGGCGATCACGGGCTCGGTCAACCAACTTGGCGCGATCCAGCCGATCGGCGGCGTGAACGAAAAGATCGAGGGCTTCTTCGCGTCCTGCGACCGGCGCGGGTTGACCGGCGACCAGGGCGTGATCATTCCCGCCCGCAACACCAAACACTTGGGCCTGCGCCGCGATGTCGTGCAGGCCGTGGAGGCGGGCCGGTTCTCCATCTATGCCGTCCACACGGTGGAAGAAGCGCTGGAACTGTTGACCGGCTTGCCCGCCGGCACCCGCGGGCCGGACGGCCTCTATCCGGCCGATACGCTGTTCGGCAAAGCGGCGCAGCGTCTGGCGGAGATGGCCGAGATCGTGATGGCGTGGGGCGAGGGCCAAAAGGAATTGAACGATTAG
- a CDS encoding pentapeptide repeat-containing protein yields the protein MRVKPNYRRISMLTVGLVTILLLPWSPGVAGAAAVPSPADLEAACSGPFRDKHPSRKALAQVLDAHAHWLEDIQDRNGKRANLCKAGLRGVRLREANLDRADLSGADLREADLREGTLSEADLYGADLQKTDLFGADLTGADLRKANLNGANLQEAALAETALFGATLVRANLRVAYMEGVHLYGADLRNADLRETSLGDAHLYGANLQHANLSGAELIEADLRKAHLDRANLSSANLKNANVAGASLQGANLHKADLFAAIFRDTILVKANLQGAISSEADFSNANLREATLQGAGLARANLEGADLGKADLRDANLGMAILYKADLRGANLRGASLPQAVLLGARLGAADLRAARLEEAHLAGADCERATMAGAVLEGANLVKANLRGADLRQADLRHANLQEADLSGANLEGSVLSGADLTGVSGLTQAQLNRASVGADTKLPAELMRPSAVPAQP from the coding sequence ATGCGCGTGAAACCAAACTATCGGCGGATCTCGATGCTCACGGTCGGGCTCGTCACGATCCTGCTCCTACCATGGTCCCCCGGAGTGGCCGGCGCGGCGGCGGTCCCTTCTCCGGCAGACCTTGAGGCGGCCTGCTCAGGCCCATTCCGCGACAAGCACCCGAGTCGGAAGGCGCTTGCGCAGGTGCTCGATGCCCATGCCCATTGGCTTGAGGATATCCAGGACCGGAACGGAAAACGCGCGAACCTCTGCAAGGCCGGGTTACGGGGCGTCCGCCTGCGGGAAGCGAACCTGGACCGGGCGGACCTCTCCGGGGCGGACCTGCGGGAAGCCGACTTGCGCGAGGGCACCCTGAGCGAAGCGGACCTCTACGGAGCCGACCTTCAGAAAACCGATCTCTTTGGGGCCGACCTGACCGGCGCCGACCTTCGCAAGGCCAATTTGAACGGGGCGAATCTTCAAGAGGCCGCGCTGGCGGAGACGGCCCTGTTCGGCGCCACGCTGGTGCGGGCCAATTTGCGCGTCGCCTACATGGAAGGGGTGCACTTGTACGGAGCGGATTTGCGGAACGCCGATCTGCGGGAAACCAGCCTGGGCGACGCCCACCTCTATGGAGCCAACCTGCAGCACGCCAATCTGTCCGGGGCCGAGCTGATCGAGGCCGATCTCCGCAAAGCGCACCTGGACAGGGCCAATCTCTCGTCCGCAAACCTCAAGAATGCCAATGTCGCCGGGGCCAGCCTGCAGGGGGCCAATCTCCACAAGGCCGATCTCTTTGCGGCGATTTTCCGGGACACTATTCTCGTCAAGGCCAACTTGCAAGGAGCCATTTCGTCCGAGGCCGATTTCTCGAATGCCAACTTGCGCGAAGCGACTCTGCAAGGAGCGGGCTTGGCCCGGGCCAACCTGGAAGGGGCCGACCTCGGCAAGGCCGACCTCCGCGATGCGAATCTGGGGATGGCCATTTTGTACAAGGCGGATCTGCGCGGCGCCAATCTGCGCGGCGCCTCTTTGCCGCAAGCGGTCCTGCTCGGGGCCAGGCTCGGAGCCGCCGACTTGCGGGCCGCCCGGCTGGAGGAAGCTCATCTCGCCGGAGCCGACTGCGAACGGGCGACTATGGCCGGAGCCGTCCTGGAAGGGGCGAATCTGGTCAAAGCCAACCTGCGTGGAGCCGATCTCCGGCAGGCCGACCTGCGCCACGCGAATCTCCAGGAGGCGGATCTGAGCGGGGCCAACCTCGAGGGGTCGGTCCTGAGCGGAGCCGATCTCACCGGAGTCTCGGGCCTGACTCAGGCGCAACTCAACCGGGCTTCCGTCGGAGCGGACACGAAGCTCCCGGCGGAGCTCATGCGACCGTCGGCCGTTCCGGCCCAGCCGTAG
- a CDS encoding flagellar basal body-associated FliL family protein, giving the protein MREQSSDGQEADESDLQWRRLLAVGVVLGLFAAGIVLAYNLSPVPFLKGGFSLSTSYNNSVNRPTGPSNNLFYMEPLIVNSRDIDATDFVRLTLTLELERPDVADDVQARLAAIENVVIITAASQDSKILRSVEGKTRLRDGLTRKINALLPNGGVRSVYFADFIIR; this is encoded by the coding sequence GTGAGAGAACAGTCTTCAGACGGACAAGAGGCCGACGAGAGCGATCTGCAATGGAGACGCCTGCTGGCGGTCGGAGTGGTGCTGGGCCTCTTCGCGGCGGGGATCGTCCTGGCGTACAACCTGTCGCCCGTGCCATTCTTGAAGGGCGGGTTCAGCCTGTCGACGTCATACAACAATTCCGTCAACCGGCCCACAGGCCCGTCGAACAACCTCTTCTACATGGAGCCATTGATCGTCAACTCGAGGGATATCGACGCCACGGATTTCGTGCGGCTAACCCTGACCCTGGAATTGGAGCGTCCTGATGTCGCCGATGATGTGCAGGCCCGCCTGGCGGCCATCGAAAACGTCGTCATCATCACGGCCGCAAGCCAGGACTCCAAGATACTGCGGAGCGTAGAGGGAAAGACCCGGCTCCGTGATGGTCTCACGAGGAAGATCAATGCCCTCTTGCCGAACGGCGGAGTGCGATCGGTCTATTTCGCCGACTTCATCATCCGCTAA
- a CDS encoding cytochrome c, which translates to MKRLVMKRFLVPVLLMGTGFGWWALGPPLPVQAQDLAGDVHRGKSVYEQQCQRCHGAGGWGDGPDALGLKIPPANFHRFITQMKSDEQLFTTIEFGLALSPMHGWRGRLTDQQMEDVIAYVRVLAQRGR; encoded by the coding sequence ATGAAGAGGCTTGTCATGAAACGCTTCCTGGTACCGGTGCTGTTAATGGGGACGGGGTTCGGTTGGTGGGCGCTGGGGCCGCCCCTTCCCGTCCAGGCCCAAGACCTTGCCGGAGATGTCCATCGGGGAAAGAGTGTCTATGAACAGCAGTGCCAGCGCTGCCATGGAGCGGGCGGTTGGGGCGACGGGCCGGACGCGCTGGGGCTAAAAATTCCGCCCGCCAATTTCCATCGGTTCATCACCCAGATGAAGTCGGACGAGCAACTGTTCACGACGATCGAATTCGGGCTGGCTCTGAGTCCGATGCACGGCTGGCGGGGACGCCTCACCGACCAACAAATGGAAGACGTCATCGCCTACGTGCGGGTTCTGGCGCAACGGGGTCGGTGA